A window of Aeromicrobium sp. A1-2 contains these coding sequences:
- the dut gene encoding dUTP diphosphatase, which produces MFEVTITRLDPDVPLPGYAHPGDAGADLVTTIDVELAPGARVLVPTGVAIALPDGLAGFIHPRSGLALRHGLSIVNTPGTIDAGYRGEIKVLLVNHDPHTSVTLSRGDRIAQLVIQRVERVSFVEADTLPDSARGAGGYGSTGGHAAAVTQGETS; this is translated from the coding sequence ATGTTCGAGGTGACCATCACACGGCTGGATCCGGATGTCCCGCTTCCGGGGTACGCACACCCCGGTGACGCCGGCGCCGATCTCGTCACGACGATCGACGTCGAGCTCGCGCCCGGGGCCCGAGTGCTGGTGCCGACGGGGGTGGCGATCGCGCTGCCGGACGGTCTGGCCGGGTTCATCCACCCCCGGTCGGGGCTCGCGCTCCGTCACGGCCTGTCGATCGTCAACACCCCGGGCACGATCGATGCCGGTTACCGTGGAGAGATCAAGGTCCTCCTGGTCAACCACGACCCGCACACGTCAGTGACACTGTCGCGGGGTGACCGGATCGCGCAGCTCGTGATCCAGCGGGTCGAGCGGGTCTCGTTCGTCGAGGCTGACACGCTTCCCGACTCGGCGCGGGGTGCCGGGGGATACGGTTCAACCGGTGGCCATGCGGCCGCTGTGACGCAGGGGGAGACGAGCTGA
- a CDS encoding DUF4193 domain-containing protein: protein MATDYDAPRKTEEEQSEDSIEELKARRHEKNSGKVDEDETEAAESFELPGADLSHEELAVQVVPKQLDEFTCSSCFLVHHRSQLASEKNGALICRDCAY from the coding sequence ATGGCTACCGACTACGACGCACCACGCAAGACCGAGGAAGAGCAGTCCGAGGACAGCATCGAGGAGCTCAAGGCGCGTCGGCACGAGAAGAACTCGGGCAAGGTCGACGAGGACGAGACCGAAGCAGCTGAATCGTTCGAGCTGCCCGGAGCCGACCTCTCCCACGAGGAGCTGGCCGTCCAGGTCGTGCCCAAGCAGCTCGACGAGTTCACCTGCTCGTCATGCTTCCTGGTGCACCACCGCAGCCAGCTTGCTTCGGAGAAGAACGGCGCGCTCATCTGCCGCGATTGCGCCTACTGA
- a CDS encoding DUF4235 domain-containing protein, with the protein MAKKKKQSEHADKLAAEAAATPATKSPGKGAWRLMDKGSAIVAGLLAQRASVIAWRAVTGKKPPTSGRHPEVTTGEAVAWAVVGGAIIELVKVAVRRGTATYWVRSTGNLPPGMKPIVTVPKGNEKEPVLADPAPERASTKKKVSRRNRGR; encoded by the coding sequence GTGGCGAAGAAGAAGAAGCAGTCTGAGCACGCCGACAAGCTTGCGGCGGAGGCAGCAGCCACACCCGCGACCAAGTCACCCGGCAAGGGCGCATGGCGACTCATGGACAAGGGCTCGGCCATCGTCGCCGGCCTGCTCGCCCAACGCGCGTCGGTCATCGCCTGGCGCGCGGTCACAGGCAAGAAGCCTCCCACCAGCGGTCGCCACCCCGAGGTCACGACCGGCGAGGCCGTGGCCTGGGCCGTCGTAGGTGGCGCGATCATCGAGCTCGTCAAGGTCGCCGTGCGCCGCGGCACGGCCACCTACTGGGTTCGCTCGACCGGAAACCTGCCGCCGGGCATGAAGCCGATCGTCACGGTGCCCAAGGGAAACGAAAAGGAGCCGGTCCTTGCGGACCCGGCTCCCGAACGTGCGTCGACCAAGAAAAAGGTCAGTAGGCGCAATCGCGGCAGATGA
- a CDS encoding DUF3710 domain-containing protein, whose protein sequence is MALRRKKVHADDQAEEHHDPVETPPALRANGPWDVSEKVPGADEPYVDLGPLIVRGHDDYAIQLPTEGDSEDIGSVVLVTADAALELRAFAATRSGGLWDDVRDDLIIEVERLGGQSEQISGPFGPELHIRVPVELPDGEEGFQPSRIVGIEGPRWLLRGTFLGDAGLNPSDEGVLMDALKNVIVARGDEPRIPREALLLTLPADAVMTSEQE, encoded by the coding sequence ATGGCACTTCGACGCAAGAAGGTCCACGCGGACGACCAGGCCGAGGAGCATCACGACCCGGTCGAGACTCCGCCCGCCTTGCGCGCGAACGGCCCGTGGGATGTCTCGGAGAAGGTCCCTGGCGCCGATGAGCCATACGTCGACCTGGGACCTCTGATCGTCCGCGGGCACGACGACTACGCGATCCAGCTGCCGACCGAGGGCGACAGCGAGGACATTGGTTCGGTCGTACTCGTCACGGCCGACGCCGCCCTGGAGCTGCGTGCCTTCGCCGCGACGCGATCGGGTGGATTGTGGGACGACGTGCGCGACGACCTGATCATCGAGGTCGAGCGCCTGGGCGGCCAGAGCGAGCAGATCTCCGGACCGTTCGGGCCCGAGCTGCACATCCGGGTACCGGTCGAGCTGCCCGATGGCGAGGAGGGCTTCCAGCCCAGCCGCATCGTCGGCATCGAAGGTCCCCGCTGGTTGCTCCGCGGCACGTTCCTGGGCGACGCTGGCCTCAACCCCAGCGACGAAGGTGTCCTGATGGACGCCCTCAAGAACGTCATCGTGGCGCGCGGCGACGAGCCCCGGATCCCGCGCGAGGCTTTGTTGCTGACACTGCCCGCGGACGCGGTCATGACATCGGAGCAGGAGTAG
- a CDS encoding DUF3093 domain-containing protein — MTTYRERLTAPISWWMAALAFAAVWGWVVLVVTTWPIAITAFLIVAAADVYAVWRYGSLLVSVGPDRLQVGRASIDLAHVGAVEPLHHEAYRHRLGIGADARAYLATRPYLGRGVLVPIDDTSDPAPYWLVSSRRPDALAAALGHTGSAPQPSAHETTREAPRGEEEEAV, encoded by the coding sequence GTGACCACCTACCGCGAGCGCCTGACCGCCCCCATCTCCTGGTGGATGGCCGCCCTGGCCTTCGCCGCAGTCTGGGGTTGGGTCGTGCTGGTCGTGACCACCTGGCCGATCGCGATCACGGCCTTTCTCATTGTTGCGGCTGCCGATGTCTACGCCGTGTGGCGCTACGGATCGCTGCTTGTCTCGGTCGGGCCGGACCGGCTCCAGGTCGGCCGCGCGTCGATCGACCTGGCGCACGTCGGCGCCGTCGAGCCGCTGCACCACGAGGCCTACCGCCACCGGCTCGGCATCGGTGCCGACGCCCGGGCGTACCTCGCCACCCGGCCCTACCTCGGCCGCGGTGTCCTGGTGCCGATCGACGACACCAGCGATCCGGCACCGTACTGGCTGGTGTCGAGCCGACGCCCGGACGCGCTGGCGGCAGCGTTGGGCCACACTGGGAGCGCGCCACAGCCGTCGGCGCACGAGACCACACGAGAGGCGCCCCGTGGCGAAGAAGAAGAAGCAGTCTGA